The DNA sequence CCGGCAGGATCGCCGGGTAGCCGAGCACCACGACCCGGGCGTTCGGCGCGGCCTGCCGCACCGAGCGCAGCACCGCTGTCACCTTCGGCACGGTGGCCGCGATCCGGGCCCGGAGCTGGTCGGTGCCGCCGGCGGTGAACCGGTCCTTGCACGGCGAGCCGAGCGGGCTGCTGACGCTCGCCTCCGCGCAGTCGCTGATGATCCCCGAGAACCCGATGTCGTTGCCCCCGATCTGCACCGTCACCAGCGCCGTGGTCGAGGTGACGGCGTTGAGCTGCGGCGGCACGTTGATGCCGAGCTGGCCGTCGCCGCCGTACAGGATGTCGTCGGTGGTGGCGCCGGAGCAGCTCACGTCCGCGAACGACGACGACCCGGCGGACGCGGCGACCAGCGTCGGGTAGTTGCGGTTGGACCGCAGGCAGTTCAGGTCGACCTGGGTGGGGATCAGCGGTCCGGCGGTGTACGAGTCGCCGAGCGCCACGTAGCGCCCGGCGGGCACGGCGGCGTTGGCGGGCGCGGTGACGGCGAGCAGCACGCCGGCGGTGGCCGCGGCGAGCGCGGCCAGTCGTGCGGCCGTACGCCTCAGCGGCAGATGGGGACGGTTCATGGCGCCCTCCCGGGAGCGGGATCGGGGGTGGTGGTGGTCGGGAGTCTGCCGATGCCGGTGATGTCCGTCAATATGTGACGTGCTCATTAAGGGGTGGTCGGGGGTGTGGGCCGCGTGGGCCTATCCCGCTGTCCGGACCGCCGTGGACGACATCGCGGCCAGCTCGGGCCGCGCCGGCAGGAAGACCGTGGGGATGCCCAGCGACTCGTTCATCGCGGCGAGCCGGTGTTCGGCCTGGAGGTCGGTGCTGTTCCGCACGCCGCGCACGATCACTCCCACGCCGTGGTGGCGGCAGTAGCCGGCGGTCAATCCGCGCCAGGTCGCCACGGTGACCGTGGTCCACCCGGCCGGCAGGGCGGCCCGTACGGCGGCGGCCCGCTGCTCCTCGTCGCGGCCCGGCTGCTTGTCGCCGTTGACCGCGACGAGCACGACCACCTCGTCGAAGAGCCCGCGCGCCCGGTCCACCACGTCCAGGTGCCCGGGCGTGAGGGGGTCGAAGGTGCCGGGGTAGGCGGCCCGGAGGGGCGCGCGCTCCGGCCCTGCCGCTGGTTCGGGGGTCCCGGCCGGGTCGGTGCGCATGGCCCGACTGTAGGTGTCGGGGCGGCTGGTCGACGCCCCGGCCGGAGGCACGACCGTCCACAATGGCAGGGTCATCAGGGCGCTCGGACGACGGGTGCGGAGTCATTTCTTCGTCACGCGAACTAAAGGTGGCGGTTCAGGGGGTGTCGAGGTGGTGGCATCGGCGGACCCCGGCCTTCCCCGACGCGCTCATTGCCGCCATTTGTCCAGCTCGCAGGCCGGGGTGCCGAGCCTGCGAGATCAGATCGTTACTTGACGCAATACTTCGTTCGCCGTAGGAAGGAAGTGTGACAGACGTGGTGACCCCACCGACGAGCCCGGTGAGCCGGGAGCGGTCGAAGGAGATCAAGCGCAGCAGCGTGATCTCCGCCGCCCGCTCGGCCCGGGTGCTGTCCCGTGCCGAGCTGACCGAGCTGACCGGGCTGAGCCCCGCCACGCTCACCCCGCTGGTCCGGGACCTGATCGCCGAGGGATACCTGATCGAGCGCGGCCCCGGCGCCTCCCGCGCCGGTCGCCCCCGCGCCATCCTCGAATTCAACCCCCGCGCCGAGTTGGTCGCCGCCGTCGCGCTGGAACCGGCCCGGATCAGCTGCGAGATCGCCGACAGCGACGGCGCGGTGATCGCCCACCGCACGGTGCGGCGTACCGGCGACATCGTCGACCTGATCTGCACCGCCGTGCCGGAACTGGCCGGCGACGGGCTGCCCGCGCTGCGCGGCGTGGCCATCGCCGCGCCCGGCGTCTCCACCGGCGGCGCGGTGCGGCTCGCCCCCTCGGTCGGGCTGGTCGAGGCGCGCCCGGTGGGGGAGTCGGTGCAGCGACGGCTCGGCGTGCCGGTGGTGGTCGACAACGACGTGAACCTGATGGCCGCCGGTGAGCACGCGGCCGGCGCCGGTACCGACGTCGCCGACCTGCTCCTGCTGCACGTCGCCGACGGTATCGGCGCCGGGCTGGTGCTGGACGGGCAGGTCCGCCGCGGCTCCGGCGGCGCGGCCGGCGAGGTCGGCTTCCTGCCGCTCGACCCGGCCGACCGCGGCCACGACGGCATCGGCCCGTTCGAGGCCCGCTGGTCGGCCGGTGCCATCGCCGAGCGGGTGGTGGCACTGGCCCCGGGCCGCCGGCCGGCCGCGCCGGTCCGGGCGCTGGTGGAGCTGGCCGCCGCCGACGAGCGGGCCGCCGCGTACCTGGCCGAGGTGCTCACCGCCTGGGCCCGGCTCATCGTCTCCTGCGCCTGCGTGATCGACCCCGGCCGGGTGCTGCTCAGCGGCGCCGCCGCCGACCTCGACGACGCCGCCGTGGACCGGCTCCAGGCGCTGGTGTCCGCCGGCGCGCCCAGCCCGACCGAGGTCCGCCGCGCGGTCCTCGGCGACCAGGCGGTGCTGCACGGCGCGGTCAGCTACGCGCTCTCGGCCGCCGCGTCCGGCCTGTCCACCCTGCTACCCGCCCCCTGACCGCTCCACCCCCCACAACACCCCTCGGAGGTACCCCATGAGACGTCGACTCCTGCTCGCCGGTGCGCTCGCCACCGTCCTCGCCGCCGGCACCGCCTGCGGCGGCGGCTCCGGTGACTCCGGCTCCGGCTCCGGCGAGGTCGAGAAGCTGACGATCTACACGGCCCGCGACAAGAAGGTCACCACCTTCGTCGTCGACAAGTTCACCGCCAAGTACCCCGAGTACAAGGGCAAGGTCGAGGTGCTCAACCTGGGCGCCCAGGAGATCCTGGAGCGGGTCCGGGCGGAGAAGGCCAACCCGCAGGCCGACGTCTGGTGGGGCGGCACCCAGCAGGGTCTCGCGTCGGGCGCGTCCGAGGACCTGCTCACCGGCTGGCAGCCGTCGTTCGCCGGCAAGATGGACGAGAAGTACAAGGACCCGCAGGGCCGGTGGTTCGGCGAGATCCTGCTGCCCGAGGTCATCATGTACAACAACAAGGCGCTCACCCCGGAGCAGGCCCCGAAGGACTGGGACGACCTGCTGAAGCCGGAGTTCAAGGACAAGATCATCATCCGGGACGTGGCGGCGTCCGGCACCATGCGGTCGATCTACGCCTCAATGATCGTGCGTCAGTCGCCGGACGGCAGCAACCCGCAGCCCGGCTACGACTGGCTGAAGAAGCTCGACGCCAACACCGGTGCGTACGCCGCCAACCCCACCGACCTCTACCTGAAGCTGTCCCGCCAGCAGGGCACGCTGAGCGCCTGGAACCTCCAGGACATCCTGCTCCAGGCCAACCAGGCCAACATGCCGTTCGGCTACGTGATGCCGGCCTCCGGCGCCCCGGTGCTGGTCGACGGCCTGGCCCAGGTCAAGGGCGGCAACAGCGCGGGCGCGCAGAAGTTCCTGGAGTTCCTCTTCGACGACTCGCTCCGCGCCGAGCTGGCCAAGGACTACTACCAGATCCCGGCCGTGGACATCGCGGAGAAGCCGGAGTGGCTGGCCCAGCTCAACCTCAAGCCGCTGGACGTCAACTGGGACGTGATCGGCAAGAACGAGACCGAGTGGATCAACCACTGGAACAGCCAGATCAAGAACAAGGGCTGACCGGCCGGGACGCCGGATGCCGCGCGCACCCGGCGTCCCGCCGTCGCCCTCCGCACCACCCACCCCGTCACCGGTCCGATCCGGTTACCGGACGCAAGGAGAGACATCATGATCGATGTCACGCTGGAGTCGGTGAGCAAGCGCTTCCCGCGTGCCGGCGACACCGCGGCGGTCGACGACGTCGACCTCCGCATCGGCGCGGGGGAGTTCTTCACCCTGCTCGGCCCGAGCGGCTGCGGCAAGACCACCACCCTGCGCATGGTCGCCGGCTTCTACTTCCCCAGCTCGGGCCGGATCCGGTTCGGCACCGAGGACGTCACCAACCGGCCGCCGAACAAGCGCGACACCGGCATGGTGTTCCAGAACTACGCGCTCTTCCCGCACCTGAGCGTCGCCCAGAACGTGGCGTACGGCCTGAAGATCCGCAAGGTCGGCCGGGCCGAGTCGAAGCGCCGCGTCGACGAGGCGCTCGGGCAGGTCCACCTGGCCGGGTACGGCGACCGGCGCATCGACCAGCTCTCCGGCGGCCAGCAGCAGCGCGTCGCGCTGGCCCGGGCGCTGGTGATCCGGCCGCGTACGCTGCTGCTCGACGAACCGTTGTCGAACCTGGACGCCAAGCTGCGCGAGGAGACCCGGGTCGAGATCCGCCGGATCCAGAAGGACAGCGGCACCACCGCGCTCTACGTCACCCACGACCAGGCCGAGGCGATGGCCATGTCCGACCGGATCGCGGTGATGGAGTCCGGCCGGGTCCGGCAGGTCGGCACGCCGCAGGAGATCTACCACCGGCCGGCCACCTCGTTCGTGGCCCGGTTCATCGGCCGCAGCAACGTGCTCAGCCTGCCGGTGGTGACCGCCGGCCCGGAGCGGGTGACGGTGGCGCTGCCCGGCGGCTGGGAGGTTCCGGTCGCCGCGCCCGCCGAGCACGGGCTCCGCGAGGGCGCCACCGCGCTGGTCAGCGTGCGACCCGAGCACATCACGCTCGGCTCGGCCACCGACGAGGGCGCGCTGCCCGGCCGGGTCACCGAGCTGGAGTTCACCGGCATGGCCACCAACCTGCTGGTGGACGTGGCCGGCGAGCCGGTGCAGGTGGCCGCGATCGACGTCCCGGCCGGGCTGGCCGTGGGCGACCAGGTCGGGCTGCGTCTGCCGCCGGAGCGGATGTGGGTGGTGGGTGCATGAGCACCATCCCCGCGACCCCGAGCGCGGCCACCGTCCCGCCGATCACCGAGGACCCCACGCCCCCGGGCCGGCGGTCCCGCCGCCCGCTGGTCGGCGCCAACTCGCGTTGGTTCCCGTACCTGCTGGTGTTCCCGCTGGTGCTGATCCTCTTCGGTTACGTGGTGCAGCCGATGCTCGCCACCTTCGGCGAGAGCGTCGGGGTGGACGGGCCGGAGAACTGGGCCAGCTTCCTCACCGGCGACGGCGTGGCCCGCTCCGCGCTGCTCACCTCGCTGATGATCTCCGCCGCGAGCGTGCTGCTGTGCGGCGTCGTCGGCGTGGCCATGGCGTTCCTGCTGAAGCGGTTCTCGTTCCCCGGCCGCCGGCTCATCGAGGCGATCATCCTGGTGCCGGCGGCGCTGCCGCCGCTGATCGGGGCGATCTCGTTCCAGCTCCTCTACAGCGAGACCGGCATCCTGCCCCGGGCGCTGCAACAGCTCTTCGGCACCGAGAACCCGGTGCTGCCGTTCAGCGGCATCGCCGGCGTGCTGGTGGTGCACACGTTCACCATGTACCCGTTCTTCTACCTGGCCACGTCCGCCGCGCTGATGGGCATGGACCCGTCGGTGGAGGAGGCCGCCTACAACCTGGGCGCCGGTCGGGTACGGGTGTGGCGGACCGTGCTGCTGCCGATGCTCACCCCGGCGCTGGTCTCCGCCTCGCTGCTGGTCTTCATGACCTCGCTGGCGTCGTACACCGCTCCGCTGCTGTTCGGGGTGGACCGGACCATGACCATGCAGATCTACATCAACCGCACCAACGGCGACCTGCCGATGGCCTCGACCTACGCGTCGGTGCTCGCGGTGGTGTCCGTGCTGTTCCTGCTCGGCATGCGCTGGTACGAGGGACGGCGCAGCTACCGCTCCCAGTCCAAGGGCGTGGCCAGCCACCGCCGCGAGCTGACCAACCCGTTCGCCCGCTGGCTGGCGCTGGCCGCCTCGCTGCTCGCCGTGGTGGTGCTGCTCGCCCCGGTGGCGACCATCGCGCTGGTGGCGTTCTCCGAGGACGGGACGTGGACCACCGAGGTGATCCCGTCCGGCTACACGATGCAGAACTTCGTCACCATCTTCTCCGACCCGGACGCGTACCGGCCGATCGTCAACTCGCTCCAGATGAGCCTGCTGGCCACCGTCGGCTGCGTCGTGGTCGGCGTGCTCATCGCGTACGCGGTGCGCCGGCTCGACTTCCGCGGGCGTGGCCTGCTCGACGTGGCGGTCATGCTGGCCTGGGCGCTGCCCGGCACGGTGGTGGCGATCAACCTGATCTCGGCGTTCAGCACCGGCAACGCGTTCAGCTTCGGCCAGGTGCTGATCGGCACGTTCTGGATCATGCCGCTGGCGTACTTCGTGCGGTTCCTGCCGCTGGTGTTCCGGTCCAGCTCGGCCACGCTGGCCCAGCTCGACCCGTCGCTGGAGGAGGCCGCCCGCAACCTCGGCGCGTCCTGGGCGCGGGCGTTCGGCACGGTCACCCTGCGGCTGATGCTGCCGGGCGTGCTGGCCGGCGCGCTGCTCGCGTTCGTCAACGGCGTCGGCGAGTTCGTCGCCTCGGTGCTCATCTACACGTCGGAGACCGCGCCGATCTCGGTGGAGATCAACAACCGGATGTACTCGTTCGAGGTCGGCACCGCCGCCGCGTACGGCATGCTCCAGGTCGTGTTGATCTTTGTGGTGATGGTGGTCTCCGGCCGGTTGCAGAACGGCGGCCGGGCCGCCCGGGAGGCGACGAAGTGGACGGCGTGACCGATCTGTGGCCGGCCGGCGGCGGGCTGCTGCCCGCCGCCGAGATCCCCGGCGGCGAACTGGCCGACGTCGTCGCGGCGGCGGACTTCGCGGTGCTGCCGGTCGGCGCCGTCGAGTGGCACGGGCCGCACCTGCCGCTCGGCGCCGACCTCATCCTCGCCGAGGGCTTCGCCGCCGAGAGCGCCGCGCCCGGCCCCGGCCCACGCGGCGTGCTGTTCCCGCCGGTCGCGTACGCGGCCTGCCCCGGGCAGACCCGCCCCTGGCCCGGCACGGTGGCGATCCGGCCGGAGATCGCGGTCGGCTACCTCGCCGACGTGATCGAGGGCATCGTGGCGGCCGGCTTCCCCCGGCTGCTGGTGGTCAACGGCCACGACGCCAACATGTCCACCGTGCGGGCCGCCATGGAGTGGGTCTCCGGGCGGCGCACCGCCAGCCTGCTGCTGGTCAACTGGTTCCAACTGGTCACCCCGGCGGAGACCGGCGCGCTCTACGGCGACGTGGTCGCCCGCGGGCACGGCGGCGCGTACGAGACGTCCGGCGTGCTCGGCTTCGCGCCGGAGACGGTACGCCTGGACGCCGCCGGCGACCTGCCGCCGCGCCCCAAGCTGCCGGTGACCCACCCGTACGTGCTCGTCGAGTCGCGACCCGACCCGTGGCAGGGCTGGTCCGGGCACGTCTCGCGGGCCACCGAGCAGGCCGGCCGGACGGTGCGCGCCACGGCCGGCGCACGGCTGCGCGAGATCGTGGCCGCCTGGGTGGCCGCCCCGATGCCGGCCCCGCCCACCGCCGACCCGCTACCTCAGGAGGACGTGTGACCGTCGACCGGGGACTGGACGTCGTCGACTTCCACCTGCACTTCCGCATCGGCGCCGACGAGACGATCCACGCCTGCGAGGACGCCGCCGGGATGCACCCGGGCGGCACGCACGAACGCGAGGTGCGGGCCGCCGGGTCCGCGCCGTACGCCCGGCAGTGGCGTCGGGCCTGGAGCTTCCCCGACCCGGAACCCCCGGCCGAGCGCTGGCAGGACGAGGCGGACCGGTGGGCCGAGGAGCTGCGCGCGGTGCGGGTGCGCCGGGCGGTCTTCGTCACCGGCGGCGGCAACGACGCGCTCGCCGACGTGGTCGACCGGCACCCCGACCTGCTGCTCGGCCTCGCCCACCACGACCCGTACGGTCCGGACGCGGCGGCCGAGCTGGAGCGCGCGGTCACCGAGCGGGGGCTGCGCGGGCTGAAGCTGTTCGCGCCGCTGCTACGCGGCCCGCTCGACCACGCCGACCTCGATCCGCTCTGGGCCACCGCCCAGCGTCTCGGCGTGCCGGTGCTGATCCACATCGGTCACTACGGCAGCGCCGGCGGTCTGTCCGTCGGCCGGTACGGCGGCCCGGACGAGCTGGTCCGGATGGCCCGCCGGTTCCCCGAGCTGAACGTGGTGGTGCCGCACTTCGGCGTCCAGCACGTGCAGGAGCTGTTCTTCGCCGCCTGGGGCTGCCCCAACATCTCCATCGACACGTCCGGCTCGAACCAGTGGGTGCGCTGGATGCCGTACCGGCTCACGCTGGAGGACCTGTTCCGCCGCTGCTACGAGACGATCGGGCCGCAGCGCATCGTCTACGGCAGCGACTCGTCCTGGTTCCCGCGCGGCTACGTCACCCGCTACCTCGACGACCAGCTCCGCGTCTGCCACGAGCTGGGCCTGCCCGAGGACCACCTGCGCGCGATCTTCGCCGGGAACGCCGAGCGGCTGCTCGGCCTGACCGCGAACCGGAAGGAAACCCGATGAGCACGCTGACCACCTACCAGCGCCACCACCTGGCCCCGACCTACGACCACCACGTCGGGCACCTCTACCCGGCCATGGTGCGCGCCAGCCAGGCGCACGTGGTGATGCTGACCGAGCAGCGGCTGATCCCCGCCGACCGGGGCGCCCGGCTGCTGCGCGGCCTGGCCGAGCTGCGCGCCGACACCACCGCCCTGCCGGCGTACGACGGCAGCTTCGAGGACACCTACTACCTGCTGGAGAAGCGGCTCGCGGCGGCGTGCGGCATCCCCACCTCCGAACTGGACGTGCAGCTCGCCCGCAGCCGCAACGACCTGGACGCCGGCGTGTTCCGGATGCTGCTGCGCGACCAGCTCGTCGAGGTGCTCCAGCGGGTGCTGGACACCGGCCGCACCGCGCTGGCCCAGGCCGACCGGTACGCCGACGTGGTCATCACCGGCTACACCCACCGCCGGCCGGCCCAGCCCACCACCATCGGGCACGCGCTGGCCGGCTACGCCGAGGCGCTCACCGGCCAGGCCGCCGCGTACGCCGACGTGATCGACCAGCTCAACGTCTCGCCGCTGGGCTCCTGCGCGTTCGCCGGCACCGACCTGGACATCGACCCGGCCCGGGTGGCC is a window from the Micromonospora sp. DSM 45708 genome containing:
- a CDS encoding creatininase family protein, which encodes MTDLWPAGGGLLPAAEIPGGELADVVAAADFAVLPVGAVEWHGPHLPLGADLILAEGFAAESAAPGPGPRGVLFPPVAYAACPGQTRPWPGTVAIRPEIAVGYLADVIEGIVAAGFPRLLVVNGHDANMSTVRAAMEWVSGRRTASLLLVNWFQLVTPAETGALYGDVVARGHGGAYETSGVLGFAPETVRLDAAGDLPPRPKLPVTHPYVLVESRPDPWQGWSGHVSRATEQAGRTVRATAGARLREIVAAWVAAPMPAPPTADPLPQEDV
- a CDS encoding ABC transporter permease — protein: MSTIPATPSAATVPPITEDPTPPGRRSRRPLVGANSRWFPYLLVFPLVLILFGYVVQPMLATFGESVGVDGPENWASFLTGDGVARSALLTSLMISAASVLLCGVVGVAMAFLLKRFSFPGRRLIEAIILVPAALPPLIGAISFQLLYSETGILPRALQQLFGTENPVLPFSGIAGVLVVHTFTMYPFFYLATSAALMGMDPSVEEAAYNLGAGRVRVWRTVLLPMLTPALVSASLLVFMTSLASYTAPLLFGVDRTMTMQIYINRTNGDLPMASTYASVLAVVSVLFLLGMRWYEGRRSYRSQSKGVASHRRELTNPFARWLALAASLLAVVVLLAPVATIALVAFSEDGTWTTEVIPSGYTMQNFVTIFSDPDAYRPIVNSLQMSLLATVGCVVVGVLIAYAVRRLDFRGRGLLDVAVMLAWALPGTVVAINLISAFSTGNAFSFGQVLIGTFWIMPLAYFVRFLPLVFRSSSATLAQLDPSLEEAARNLGASWARAFGTVTLRLMLPGVLAGALLAFVNGVGEFVASVLIYTSETAPISVEINNRMYSFEVGTAAAYGMLQVVLIFVVMVVSGRLQNGGRAAREATKWTA
- a CDS encoding extracellular solute-binding protein, which gives rise to MRRRLLLAGALATVLAAGTACGGGSGDSGSGSGEVEKLTIYTARDKKVTTFVVDKFTAKYPEYKGKVEVLNLGAQEILERVRAEKANPQADVWWGGTQQGLASGASEDLLTGWQPSFAGKMDEKYKDPQGRWFGEILLPEVIMYNNKALTPEQAPKDWDDLLKPEFKDKIIIRDVAASGTMRSIYASMIVRQSPDGSNPQPGYDWLKKLDANTGAYAANPTDLYLKLSRQQGTLSAWNLQDILLQANQANMPFGYVMPASGAPVLVDGLAQVKGGNSAGAQKFLEFLFDDSLRAELAKDYYQIPAVDIAEKPEWLAQLNLKPLDVNWDVIGKNETEWINHWNSQIKNKG
- a CDS encoding amidohydrolase family protein → MTVDRGLDVVDFHLHFRIGADETIHACEDAAGMHPGGTHEREVRAAGSAPYARQWRRAWSFPDPEPPAERWQDEADRWAEELRAVRVRRAVFVTGGGNDALADVVDRHPDLLLGLAHHDPYGPDAAAELERAVTERGLRGLKLFAPLLRGPLDHADLDPLWATAQRLGVPVLIHIGHYGSAGGLSVGRYGGPDELVRMARRFPELNVVVPHFGVQHVQELFFAAWGCPNISIDTSGSNQWVRWMPYRLTLEDLFRRCYETIGPQRIVYGSDSSWFPRGYVTRYLDDQLRVCHELGLPEDHLRAIFAGNAERLLGLTANRKETR
- a CDS encoding ABC transporter ATP-binding protein, encoding MIDVTLESVSKRFPRAGDTAAVDDVDLRIGAGEFFTLLGPSGCGKTTTLRMVAGFYFPSSGRIRFGTEDVTNRPPNKRDTGMVFQNYALFPHLSVAQNVAYGLKIRKVGRAESKRRVDEALGQVHLAGYGDRRIDQLSGGQQQRVALARALVIRPRTLLLDEPLSNLDAKLREETRVEIRRIQKDSGTTALYVTHDQAEAMAMSDRIAVMESGRVRQVGTPQEIYHRPATSFVARFIGRSNVLSLPVVTAGPERVTVALPGGWEVPVAAPAEHGLREGATALVSVRPEHITLGSATDEGALPGRVTELEFTGMATNLLVDVAGEPVQVAAIDVPAGLAVGDQVGLRLPPERMWVVGA
- a CDS encoding SGNH/GDSL hydrolase family protein; translated protein: MNRPHLPLRRTAARLAALAAATAGVLLAVTAPANAAVPAGRYVALGDSYTAGPLIPTQVDLNCLRSNRNYPTLVAASAGSSSFADVSCSGATTDDILYGGDGQLGINVPPQLNAVTSTTALVTVQIGGNDIGFSGIISDCAEASVSSPLGSPCKDRFTAGGTDQLRARIAATVPKVTAVLRSVRQAAPNARVVVLGYPAILPDSGYGCWPVVPIAYQDVPYLRGVEKALNTMLADTAAANGASYADVYTPSIGKDACKSSGTRWVEGLVPQNSAAPFHPNARGEQGMATALLAHLN
- the coaD gene encoding pantetheine-phosphate adenylyltransferase, with protein sequence MRTDPAGTPEPAAGPERAPLRAAYPGTFDPLTPGHLDVVDRARGLFDEVVVLVAVNGDKQPGRDEEQRAAAVRAALPAGWTTVTVATWRGLTAGYCRHHGVGVIVRGVRNSTDLQAEHRLAAMNESLGIPTVFLPARPELAAMSSTAVRTAG
- a CDS encoding ROK family protein, yielding MTDVVTPPTSPVSRERSKEIKRSSVISAARSARVLSRAELTELTGLSPATLTPLVRDLIAEGYLIERGPGASRAGRPRAILEFNPRAELVAAVALEPARISCEIADSDGAVIAHRTVRRTGDIVDLICTAVPELAGDGLPALRGVAIAAPGVSTGGAVRLAPSVGLVEARPVGESVQRRLGVPVVVDNDVNLMAAGEHAAGAGTDVADLLLLHVADGIGAGLVLDGQVRRGSGGAAGEVGFLPLDPADRGHDGIGPFEARWSAGAIAERVVALAPGRRPAAPVRALVELAAADERAAAYLAEVLTAWARLIVSCACVIDPGRVLLSGAAADLDDAAVDRLQALVSAGAPSPTEVRRAVLGDQAVLHGAVSYALSAAASGLSTLLPAP